One Solanum lycopersicum chromosome 4, SLM_r2.1 DNA window includes the following coding sequences:
- the LOC138348141 gene encoding uncharacterized protein, producing MDFVVSITKTRRHRDSIWVIVDRMTKYDHFIPVKSTYRADDVAKLYIDKIVRWHGILLSIISDRGAQFTSHLWRSFQKILGMQGVIRFVRKGKVSSRYVGPYEILQRVGELAYELALPVELDSVHLVFHVSMLKKCLGGDPSSILPVKVLRVDENLSYEEVPVEILDRQVKRLRNKEISTVKAL from the exons atggattttgtggttagTATtacgaagactaggagacatcgtgactccatatgggttatcgTGGACAGAATGACTAAGTATGACCACTTTATCCCTGTAAAGTCTACTTACAGAGCCGATGATGTTGCGAAACTCTACATTGAtaagattgtgagatggcatgggattcttttatctatcatttcagatagaggagctcagttcaCTTCACATTTGTGGAGATCCTTCCAGAAGATCTTAGGCATGCAG ggggtgataaGGTTTGTCAGGAAAGGGAAGGTGAGTTCGAGGTATGTTGgtccatatgagatcctacagcgtGTGGGAGAGCtggcctatgagttggcattgccAGTGGAGCTAGATTCTGTTCATctagtctttcatgtctctatgttaaagaagtgctTAGGTGGTGATCCATCATCGATTCTACCGGTTAAAGTTTTGAgggttgatgaaaatttgtcctatgaggaggtacctgttgagattttagacagacaggtcaagcggctgaggaacaaggagatatCCACGGTGAAGGCATTGTAG